In Anomaloglossus baeobatrachus isolate aAnoBae1 chromosome 2, aAnoBae1.hap1, whole genome shotgun sequence, the DNA window AAAGTGCTTTTTTCATTCAATTTTTTGAGTTGTACCTcccttattatttttttacatgtcTACAACTGGAATGATTGTCTGGTAGGTCTTGCACCCACAATGCTGGTTTTGTACTGTGCTGCTCtgattttctttctctctctctgttgctctctctctctctcatttctatctatctatgtatcttttTTTATATTACCAATTATTATTTACTACTGGCTATCTACTGTATGTATCATCCAACTCTTATCAATCTATCAACTAGTGCAGAACGGCCCATCTTATAATTCTGGTAAATGCCAGATGGGCCAGACAAACAGCCGTCTGCTTAGATTATGTTGTTACAAACTGTGGCAGAGACAGGATTGGGTGACACCTATGGGTTAGCAAGTCAGCCGAGGgtactgcagtatatagtataaacaaTTAAACAATCACATGTTcaaatactgaaaaaaaaaaagtaaaaaataaagtttaaaaaaaaaattaaaaagttaaagaatataaCAATTTGAAACCCCTGCCTGGTGCCCATTgaaagttaaaaaaatatatatataaaatacatatatttggtattaccATGCTATTAAAAGGCaggctattaaaatataaaattaataaagCCATATGGTAAAtgccataaaaagaaaaaaaaaatctaaattccaGAATTCTGTTTTTTCTGTTAGTTTACCTCTCTACAAAAATGTATTTAAACCGAACCAAACGTTGTATGTACCAcagattgggatcaataaaaaaaatcagatcatcaccaaaaaaaaaccaaagtcAAAACACAGTTCCATCAATGGAAAAACAACAAAAGTCTGTTGTTGAATTTAGGAAAACGGCAACAgaaatcattattttttttttacttttgaaatTTTTTCCACCACCTACAAAAAAAAGTCATTTATCCAAGCTTGTCATCGCTGTAATTATACTAAACTGGAATGAGTAAAGTAAAAATGTGGAAAATAtaaaaaagagaataaaaaaaaacaataacagaaatgcctttttttcaccattttatccAACTTGGaaattttttaccatttttcagTATGTTAAAAGTTAAAACAAATAaggtcattgaaaagtacaactcttgcaaaaaaaaaaaagaaaaaaaagaaaaaaaaattaaatacatatgtctttgttgatggaaaaaatatataaaagttataGTTCTTGAAGTTGAGGACGAAAAAAGTGCAAATGTGAAAATGAAATTTGGTTGTATAGGCAAGGGGTTAAATGGCAGGTACCCTTTAAAATATTTACTGGCGGTAGAAATTCAGTGATCGCTATTCTAAATTTACAAGAGCGTACAGTATACTTAAATGTAAGTTTAATGCAATGCGCTGGCCATACCGCACGTACAGATTTTTATGGCATTTTCTCCTGAGAGGTTTAGGTGTCGTGTCATATGGAGTTTATAAAGAATTTAGCAATATTACTCTAAATCTCGTTTATGAGAAACCTCAGCCACCTTTTCTATTTACTGTTATACTAATAAGCAGACGTTGTGATCTTATGAAGCCATGAAAGCATTCATAGGCGTATGAATACATATAAGACGTCATGAGTAATGTCTTATATGGCCTCATATCCCATTATGTTCCATTCCTTCTTTATATTTCTACTATCCTAGTTGTACGAAGAATATTTGGAGTAATTCAGCGGCTTTGCACAAATTGTCACAATCTTGTTTTTGGCTAAGTAGAGCGTTAGATGACTTATTTTGTTCCTCAAAAATGATCTGGTTTCAATCTTCTCACCGGAGCAATTGTGAAGACCACACACAAAAATAGGAGAATTCTGGAGGAAACTGATTAAGAAATCATTAATATTTAATATAAAACCAGTCTGTTTCTCTTTAATTATTCACAGAATGCTTTGgtcaaaaaaagacacaaaaaacaTCTACATAGAAATTGATATTTGGTTTTGCGTAAGAAAATACAATTATGAAGTCCTTTTAGATCTAGATAGGTTCTCTTCCAGGCTCAATGATAGAGCGTTGTACTGTCCTCCTGACATGCAGGGCAATATTTAGGCTGTAAAACTGTTACCTGTCTCAAAGCCAAAACTTGGTACGATGTCCACAGTGCCGTGGAATGCCCCAGCCCAGGTTGTGGTAGCCATTGTGTTTGTACTCGGTTCTGTTTTGGTTACATCACACTGCGGTGGAGGAATCCGGGTCGTACGGACTGAGGGCATTAGAAGAGGTCCATATCGTGGGTCTAGATGGGAGCCagggtggtgatgatggtgatggtggtgatgcATATGTGGATGAGCATGGTGGTGATACATGTAAACATCATGCATGTGTGCATAAGGAGAACTGGTTGGTGAAGTTAATGGATAATGCCAGGATTCTGGTGGAGGATGTGATATAGTCTGGTGCACATTGTCTCCGGACCAGCTGTTAGGGTCAGTGGCGGAGAAAGTGCCAGTGGCTGTTGTTGTAAAGTCTGGATGAGCTCCGCTCAAGCAAGCTGGTGGTGATGATTGATACGAACTTGTCCATAGTGATGGAGGTAAACTAGTCCTTTGACAAGTTACCGACGGACTctctaaaaatgaaaaataaaataaagattttAAATACATAGCAAATCTTGTTTGTGTGCATACGTATATAATGTCCCTTCCTTACAACCAGTTTATTCATATAGGTTTTTGTTATTATCCAGATCCCAAACACTCTTTGGAGGGCCACAACTGCTGAGTACACTGGTGCATGGAT includes these proteins:
- the VGLL3 gene encoding transcription cofactor vestigial-like protein 3, coding for MSCLDVMYHHQVYGMHQYLPGTAACTPGYYQRQHNQQKKIVAYNKMQEALDMAFPTKQEEDEKDQPAEMEYLNSRCVLLTYFHGDIGAVVDEHFSRALSQMRNFNPENIASKSKTGTSRESPSVTCQRTSLPPSLWTSSYQSSPPACLSGAHPDFTTTATGTFSATDPNSWSGDNVHQTISHPPPESWHYPLTSPTSSPYAHMHDVYMYHHHAHPHMHHHHHHHHHPGSHLDPRYGPLLMPSVRTTRIPPPQCDVTKTEPSTNTMATTTWAGAFHGTVDIVPSFGFETGNSFTA